The Symphalangus syndactylus isolate Jambi chromosome 3, NHGRI_mSymSyn1-v2.1_pri, whole genome shotgun sequence genome has a segment encoding these proteins:
- the SIDT2 gene encoding SID1 transmembrane family member 2 isoform X9, whose product MDDFVLRTGEQFSFNTTAAQPQYFKYEFPEGVGSVIVKVTSNKAFPCSVISIQDVLCPVYDLDNNVAFIGMYQTMTKKAAITVQRKDFPSNSFYVVVVVKTEDQACGGSLPFYPFVEDEPVDQGHRQKTLSVLVSQAVTSEAYVSGMLFCLGIFLSFYLLTVLLACWENWSRETPYCSPPCEEPWDQRWRTVGHPWDIGMRVEWRGRRKSQPHTEGSLSCPIWVACGFCPCRQKKKTLLVAIDRACPESASLLGHPRVLADSFPGSSPYEGYNYGSFENVSGSTDGLVDSAGTGDLSYGYQGRSFESVGTRPRVDSMSSVEEDDYDTLTDIDSDKNVIRTKQYLYVADLARKDKRVLRKKYQIYFWNIATIAVFYALPVVQLVITYQTVVNVTGNQDICYYNFLCAHPLGNLSAFNNILSNLGYILLGLLFLLIILQREINHNRALLRNDLYALECGIPKHFGLFYAMGTALMMEGLLSACYHVCPNYTNFQFDTSFMYMIAGLCMLKLYQKRHPDINASAYSAYACLAIVIFFSVLGVVFGKGNTAFWIVFSIIHIIATLLLSTQLYYMGRWKLDSGIFRRILHVLYTDCIRQCSGPLYVDRMVLLVMGNVINWSLAAYGLIMRPNDFASYLLAIGICNLLLYFAFYIIMKLRSGERIKLIPLLCIVCTSVVWGFALFFFFQGLSTWQKTPAESREHNRDCILLDFFDDHDIWHFLSSIAMFGSFLVLLTLDDDLDTVQRDKIYVF is encoded by the exons ATGGATGATTTTGTGCTCAG GACCGGGGAGCAGTTCAGCTTCAATACCACAGCAGCACAGCCCCAG TACTTCAAGTATGAGTTCCCTGAAGGCGTGGGCTCAGTAATTGTCAAGGTGACCTCCAACAAGGCCTTCCCCTGCTCGGTCATCTCCATTCAGGATGTGCTG TGTCCTGTCTATGACCTGGACAACAACGTAGCCTTCATCGGCATGTACCAGACTATGACCAAGAAGGCAGCCATCACCGTACAG CGCAAAGACTTCCCCAGCAACAGCTTttatgtggtggtggtggtgaagacCGAAGACCAAGCCTGCGGGGGCTCCCTGCCTTTCTACCCCTTTGTAGAAG ATGAACCGGTCGATCAAGGGCACCGCCAGAAAACCCTGTCAGTGCTGGTGTCTCAAGCAGTCACGT CTGAGGCATACGTCAGTGGGATGCTCTTTTGCCTGGGTATATTTCTCTCCTTTTACCTGCTGACCGTCCTACTGGCCTGCTGGGAGAACTGGAG CAGGGAGACCCCATACTGCTCCCCACCCTGTGAGGAACCCTGGGACCAAAGGTGGAGGACAGTGGGACATCCCTGGGACATagggatgagagtggagtggagaggtagAAGGAAAAGCCAGCCCCATACGGAGGGATCCTTGTCCTGTCCCATCTGGGTGGCCTGTGGGTTCTGTCCATGCAGGCAGAAGAAGAAGACCCTGCTGGTGGCCATTGACCGAGCCTGCCCAGAAAGCG CTTCTCTCCTTG GTCACCCTCGAGTCCTGGCTGATTCTTTTCCTGGCAGTTCCCCTTATGAGGGTTACAACTATGGCTCCTTTG AGAATGTTTCTGGATCTACTGATGGTCTGGTTGACAGCGCTGGCACTGGGGACCTCTCTTACGGTTACCAGG GCCGCTCCTTTGAGTCTGTGGGTACTCGGCCCCGAGTGGACTCCATGAGCTCTGTGGAGGAGGATGACTACGACACATTGACTGACATCGATTCCGACAAGAATGTCATTCGCACCAAG CAATACCTCTATGTGGCTGATCTGGCACGGAAGGACAAGCGTGTTCTGCGGAAAAAGTACCAGATCTACTTCTG GAACATCGCCACCATTGCTGTCTTCTATGCTCTTCCTGTGGTGCAGCTGGTGATCACCTACCAGACG GTGGTGAATGTCACAGGGAATCAGGACATCTGCTACTACAACTTCCTCTGCGCCCACCCACTGGGCAATCTCAG CGCCTTCAACAACATCCTCAGCAACCTGGGGTACATCCTGCTGGGGCTGCTTTTCCTGCTCATCATCCTGCAACGGGAGATCAACCACAACCGGGCCCTGCTGCGCAACGACCTCTATGCCTTG GAATGTGGGATCCCCAAACACTTTGGGTTGTTCTACGCCATGGGCACAGCCCTGATGATGGAGGGGCTGCTCAGTGCTTGCTATCATGTGTGCCCCAACTATACCAATTTCCAGTTCG ACACATCGTTCATGTACATGATCGCTGGACTCTGCATGTTGAAGCTGTACCAGAAGCGGCACCCAGACATCAATGCCAGTGCCTACAGTGCCTACGCCTGCCTGGCCATCGTCATCTTCTTCTCTGTGCTGGGCGTG GTCTTTGGCAAAGGGAACACAGCATTCTGGATCGTCTTCTCCATCATTCACATCATCGCCACCCTGCTCCTCAGCACGCAGCTCTATTACATGGGCCGCTGGAAACTGG ACTCGGGGATCTTCCGCCGCATCCTCCACGTGCTCTACACAGACTGCATCCGGCAGTGCAGCGGGCCGCTCTACGTG GACCGCATGGTGCTGCTGGTCATGGGCAACGTCATCAACTGGTCGCT GGCTGCCTATGGGCTTATCATGCGCCCCAATGATTTCGCCTCCTACTTGTTGGCCATTGGCATCTGCAACCTGCTCCTTTACTTCGCCTTCTACATCATCATGAAG CTCCGGAGTGGGGAGAGGATCAAGCTCATCCCCCTGCTCTGCATCGTTTGCACCTCCGTGGTCTGGGGCTTcgccctcttcttcttcttccagggACTCAGCACCTGGCAG AAAACCCCTGCGGAGTCGAGGGAGCACAACCGGGACTGCATCCTCCTTGACTTCTTTGACGACCATGACATCTGGCACTTCCTCTCCTCCATCGCCATGTTCGGGTCCTTCCTG GTGTTGCTGACACTGGATGACGACCTGGATACTGTGCAGCGGGACAAGATCTATGTCTTCTAG